A window from Populus trichocarpa isolate Nisqually-1 chromosome 3, P.trichocarpa_v4.1, whole genome shotgun sequence encodes these proteins:
- the LOC127903934 gene encoding probable LRR receptor-like serine/threonine-protein kinase At1g53440, with protein MISALQHPHLVKLYGCCIEGNQLLLVYEYLENNSLARALFGRDEHQIKLDWQTRKKILLGIAKGLAYLHEESRLKIVHRDIKATNVLLDKDLNAKISDFGLAKLDEEENTHISTRIAGTIGYMAPEYAMRGYLTDKADVYSFGVVVLEIVSGKSNTNYRPKEEFVYLLDWAYVLQEQGNLLELVDPSLGSNYSKIEALRMLNLALLCTNPSPTLRPSMSSAVKMLEGQIPVQAPIVKRSTMNQDARFKAFELLSHDSQTYVSNGSQNSQIQKSISMDGPWIDSEFSIESKDEIIDSSSTKLLKDLYDVNLD; from the exons ATGATATCTGCCTTGCAGCATCCCCATCTCGTGAAGCTGTATGGTTGTTGTATTGAAGGAAATCAGTTGTTGTTAGTATATGAATACTTGGAAAACAATAGCCTTGCTCGGGCTCTTTTTG GTCGTGATGAACACCAGATTAAACTGGACTggcaaacaagaaagaaaatattgttagGTATTGCAAAGGGATTAGCTTATCTTCATGAAGAGTCAAGGCTGAAGATTGTACACAGAGACATAAAGGCAACTAATGTGCTGCTTGATAAGGATCTAAATGCCAAGATATCTGACTTTGGTTTAGCTAAACTGGACGAAGAAGAAAACACTCATATTAGCACGCGGATTGCTGGGACAAT AGGTTATATGGCTCCAGAATATGCTATGAGGGGTTACTTGACAGATAAAGCAGATGTTTACAGCTTTGGGGTTGTTGTTTTAGAAATTGTCAGTGGGAAGAGCAACACGAATTACAGGCCGAAGGAGGAGTTTGTTTATCTTCTTGATTGG GCCTATGTCCTGCAAGAGCAAGGAAACCTTCTAGAGCTTGTGGATCCAAGCCTTGGTTCAAACTACTCAAAAATAGAGGCATTGAGGATGCTTAACTTGGCTCTCTTGTGCACCAACCCATCTCCCACTTTAAGGCCATCAATGTCTTCTGCAGTGAAGATGCTTGAGGGACAAATTCCAGTCCAAGCTCCGATAGTCAAGCGCAGTACCATGAACCAGGATGCAAGGTTCAAAGCCTTTGAGCTTCTCTCACATGATAGCCAAACATACGTCTCAAATGGATCTCAAAACAGTCAGATACAGAAGAGCATATCAATGGATGGACCGTGGATCGATTCTGAATTTTCTATCGAAAGTAAGGATGAGATCATAGATTCCTCATCGACCAAGCTTCTTAAGGATCTTTACGACGTCAACTTAGATTGA
- the LOC18110555 gene encoding probable LRR receptor-like serine/threonine-protein kinase At1g53430, which produces MAFVQSLSKTVSVFVFGFVVLNCLVVDKFRSHAQGVTPLLPQDEVQILQTISDKLKNNNWTTIDRTSCSSAQWKLYISDPPKNDRIQSNVTCDCTFENNTVCHVISFKLKGFNLTGVLPVEFRNLTQLREIDLSRNYLNGSIPGSLAELPNLQSLSLLANRLSGSIPREIGSFATLKSLVLEDNLLGGSLHPDLGNLKSLERLLLSANNFSGTIPDTFGNLKNLNDFRIDGSELSGKIPDFIGNWTNITTFDLQGTSMEGPIPSTISLLKNLTTLRISDLKGSSSTFPDLKDMTKMEKLILRNCSMTGSIEEYLGNMADLDTLDLSFNKLTGPIPGPLESLTKNIKFMFLNNNLLTGEVPAWILGSRKDLDLSYNNFTGSAQPSCQQLPVNLVSSHVSTGSNKISWCLNKDLVCTRKPQHHSLFINCGGSSETVGDNEYEDDTTPGGAADFASISERWGYSSTGTYIGTDDGAYKATNSYGLNVTGEGFYQTARLAPQSLKYYGLCMLAGSYKVQLHFAEIMYSNNQTFSSLGRRIFDISIQGKVVEANFNIMEEAGGVGIGITKVFDGIIVNGTTLEIHLYWSGKGTTAVPDRGVYGPLISAITVTPNFKVDNGGGLSVGAIIGIVAAPCVLAALVLLVLRKKGYLGGKDLEDKELRALDLQTGYFSLRQIKHATNNFDLANKIGEGGFGPVYKGMLSDGSVIAV; this is translated from the exons ATGGCGTTTGTTCAATCACTGTCAAAGActgtctctgtttttgttttcggtTTTGTGGTATTGAATTGCTTGGTTGTGGACAAATTTAGATCTCATGCCCAAGGAGTGACTCCACTCTTGCCACAAGATGAAG TGCAAATCCTTCAAACAATATCCGACAAGCTGAAAAACAACAATTGGACGACAATCGATCGAACTTCCTGCAGTAGCGCACAGTGGAAGCTGTACATCAGCGACCCCCCCAAAAATGACAGAATTCAAAGCAACGTTACATGTGACTGTACATTTGAAAATAACACCGTCTGTCATGTCATCAGCTT CAAGCTGAAGGGTTTTAATCTGACTGGAGTTCTACCAGTGGAATTTCGAAATCTTACCCAACTGCGCGAAAT TGATCTCTCTCGCAACTACTTAAATGGATCAATCCCAGGAAGTCTAGCTGAGCTCCCAAACCTTCAGAGTTT GTCTCTTCTGGCAAACCGTCTCTCCGGTTCAATTCCTAGGGAAATTGGCAGCTTTGCGACTCTGAAGTCCCT GGTCCTGGAAGATAATCTACTAGGAGGGTCTCTTCATCCAGACCTTGGAAATTTGAAAAGCTTGGAGAGACT TCTTCTTTCCGCCAACAATTTTTCAGGAACAATACCAGACACATTTGgcaatttaaagaatttaaatgaTTT TAGGATAGATGGAAGTGAACTGTCAGGGAAGATACCTGACTTTATTGGGAACTGGACCAACATTACGACATT TGATTTGCAAGGAACATCCATGGAGGGTCCTATTCCCTCTACCATTTCACTGTTAAAAAACTTAACAACTTT GAGAATATCTGATTTGAAAGGATCCAGTTCAACTTTCCCTGATCTGAAAGATATgacaaaaatggaaaaact GATTCTGAGAAATTGCTCAATGACTGGTTCAATCGAAGAATACCTTGGAAATATGGCAGACCTAGATACTCT AGATCTGAGCTTTAACAAGTTGACAGGCCCGATTCCTGGCCCATTAGAGAGtttgacaaaaaatataaagttcat GTTTCTGAATAACAACTTACTAACTGGAGAAGTGCCTGCTTGGATACTGGGAAGCAGGAAAGACTT GGATTTATCTTACAACAATTTTACTGGGTCAGCTCAGCCAAGTTGTCAACAGCTACCAGT GAACTTAGTTTCTAGTCATGTGTCAACTGGGAGTAACAA GATTTCTTGGTGCTTGAACAAGGACCTTGTTTGCACAAGAAAACCTCAAC ACCATTCCTTGTTCATAAACTGTGGAGGGAGCAGTGAGACTGTTGGTGATAATGAATATGAAGACGACACAACTCCAGGGGGGGCAGCTGATTTTGCATCTATATCAGAAAGATGGGGTTATAGCAGTACAGGGACTTATATTGGCACTGATGACGGCGCTTACAAAGCAACAAATTCTTATGGTCTGAATGTGACCGGTGAAGGTTTTTACCAAACTGCTCGCCTTGCCCCTCAATCACTCAAGTACTATGGCCTGTGCATGCTGGCGGGCAGTTACAAAGTGCAGCTCCACTTTGCTGAAATTATGTATTCCAATAATCAGACTTTTAGCAGCCTTGGGAGGCGGATATTTGATATATCAATTCAA GGGAAGGTAGTTGAGGCAAATTTCAATATTATGGAGGAAGCTGGAGGTGTTGGTATTGGCATCACTAAGGTATTTGATGGTATAATTGTTAATGGTACCACACTGGAGATACACTTATACTGGTCAGGCAAAGGTACTACTGCTGTTCCTGACAGGGGTGTCTATGGACCTCTCATATCTGCCATTACAGTGACTCCAA ACTTTAAGGTGGATAATGGTGGCGGATTATCAGTTGGAGCTATTATTGGCATTGTAGCTGCTCCATGTGTGCTTGCGGCATTGGTTTTGCTGGTCCTCCGGAAGAAAGGTTACTTGGGAGGGAAGGACCTTGAAGATAAAG AACTCCGTGCTCTAGATCTCCAAACTGGTTATTTCAGCCTAAGGCAAATTAAACATGCGACCAATAATTTTGACCTTGCAAATAAGATAGGAGAAGGAGGATTTGGTCCAGTTTACAAG GGCATGTTGTCAGATGGTTCTGTAATTGCTGTATAG